From Ficedula albicollis isolate OC2 chromosome 20, FicAlb1.5, whole genome shotgun sequence, one genomic window encodes:
- the LOC101820439 gene encoding formin-like protein 17 encodes MLCLAQLREGELALYSLGLGTAPATATIPLAAGDVEICRDRGCSTFSLHTRDHQYLFRLPRVVQSSRAGAAGRLQEWLCVLQRHCRPGSAAPLPLQPAPIAGSCPEAEYEEFIIQKSVWGSCDPCKRKIDVCRLCEQFQIQDTAVALGSEPAVNQHILLDRKVAHNFNIFLKSFRVKPSELKDKLLIIHEESGGLSDEQITALRRYLPTPKDAERYLSFKGSCSELHVVDQFMLEMCKIPQLGQRLDLLLSVRELPESIRDLEPLIVQNIQASKQLQASPKFVAVLEYILAMGNHLNERAGKEVAKGFRLSSLAKLPLLRGRERRFTLLHALVEQILSHEPELATFPQELTEFEAVPDASMKGLSAEVDVLKKELENLIQCRRLLKPKASKATPQESQFCKELKDLIQKYEGDLSQLSKRCEEMKKLYSNVLVRFGEPADLDSQELFGWISAFISDFRKASAEVTL; translated from the exons ATGCT gtgcctggcacagctgcgGGAAGGAGAACTGGCTCTGtacagcctggggctgggcacagcccctgccacagccaccaTCCCTCTGGCAGCTGGGGACGTGGAgatctgcagggacaggggctgcagcaccttcTCCCTGCACACCAGAGACCACCAGTACCT GTTCCGGCTGCCCCGCgttgtgcagagcagcagggcaggggctgcggGCAGGCTGCAGGAGTGGCTGTGCGTCCTGCAGCGGCACTGCCGGCCGGGCAGCGCTgcccccctgcccctgcagccagctcctaTCGCCGGCAGCTGCCCTGAGGCCGAGTACGAGGAGTTTATT ATTCAAAAATCTGTCTGGGGATCGTGTGACCCGTGCAAGAGAAAAATAGATGTGTGCAGGCTCTGTGAGCAGTTCCAGATCCAGgacacagcagtggctctgggcaGCGAGCCTGCAGTGAATCAGCACATCCTGCTGGACAGAAAAGTTGCACACAACTTCA acatttttcttaaaagtttcCGTGTAAAACCAAGTGAGCTGAAGGACAAACTGCTCATCATCCACGAGGAGAGTGGTGGGCTCTCAGATGAGCAGATCACAGCACTCAGGAG ataTTTGCCCACACCCAAAGATGCAGAAAGGTACCTGTCCTTCAagggctcctgctcagagctgcacgTGGTTGACCAGTTCATGTTGGAG ATGTGTAAAATCCCTCAGCTGGGCCAGAGGTTGGATCTGCTGCTCAGCGTCCGTGAGCTCCCCGAGAGCATCAGAGACCTGGAGCCT CTGATAGTCCAGAATATCCAGGCAAGCAAGCAGCTGCAAGCCAGCCCAAAGTTCGTGGCAGTCCTGGAGTACATTTTGGCCATGGGGAACCACCTGAACgaaagggctgggaaggaggtggCCAAAGGATTCCGACTCTCATCTCTGGCCAAG ctgcctctgctgaggggcagggagaggaggttCACCCTTCTGCACGCCCTGGTGGAGCAGATCCTCTCACATGAGCCCGAGCTGGCCACCTTCCCCCAGGAGCTGACAGAGTTTGAAGCTGTTCCTGATg CGTCCATGAAGGGGCTCAGTGCTGAAGTTGATG ttttaaaaaaagaattggaGAACCTTATCCAGTGCAGGAGGCTCCTCAAGCCCAAAGCAAGCAAGGCAACACCCCAGGAGTCCCAGTTCTGCAAGGAGCTGAAG GATTTAATTCAGAAATATGAAGGAGATCTCTCCCAGCTGTCAAAAAGATGTGAGGAAATGAAGAAGCTTTATAGCAACGTACTG GTGAGGTTTGGGGAGCCAGCAGACCTGGACTCCCAGGAGCTCTTTGGATGGATCTCTGCCTTCATCAGTGACTTTAGGAAGGCATCTGCTGAAGTCACACTGTGA